A single window of Nicotiana sylvestris chromosome 5, ASM39365v2, whole genome shotgun sequence DNA harbors:
- the LOC138868599 gene encoding uncharacterized protein produces MEALERLRDEVGRARSEYDKLRSRAEAQALKGKDALAKVPAFEAQLHLVRDNALVQTDIIVKLESKLSKVRDEIVESRAKAAMSQTKADREMAIYLKNVVDDQAELRRILDREGRAEEYARCKSRRKTLEEICACGFALSEELALATADERDAQLLLLDVKESEDEAGRL; encoded by the coding sequence ATGGAGGCCCTAGAGCGCCTTCGAGATGAAGTTGGCCGGGCCAGGAGTGAATATGATAAGCTGAGATCTCGGGCAGAGGCTCAGGCTTTAAAGGGGAAGGATGCTCTGGCTAAAGTTCCTGCTTTTGAAGCTCAACTTCACTTAGTCCGTGATAATGCTTTGGTTCAGACAGACATCATTGTGAAGCTTGAGTCCAAGCTTTCAAAGGTCAGGGATGAGATCGTTGAATCTCGGGCAAAGGCTGCGATGAGCCAGACTAAGGCTGACCGGGAGATGGCGATCTATTTAAAGAATGTTGTCGATGatcaagctgagctgagaaggatcctcgaccgTGAAGGTAGGGCTGAAGAATATGCTCGTTGTAAATCTCGAAGAAAGACCCTCGAAGAGATCTGTGCTTGTGGTTTCGccctctcggaggaattggcGCTAGCAACGGCAGATGAGCGTGATGCTCAGCTACTATTGCTCGATGTCAAAGAAAGTGAAGATGAGGCCGGTAGGCTGTAG